A single region of the Vidua macroura isolate BioBank_ID:100142 chromosome 12, ASM2450914v1, whole genome shotgun sequence genome encodes:
- the ANKRD34C gene encoding ankyrin repeat domain-containing protein 34C codes for MDEVTELELGGNSLLKAVWLGRLRLTRLLLEGGAYINESNDKGETALMVACITTHVDQQSIHKAKMVKYLLDNRADPNIQDKSGKTALMHACIRGAGGDVVSLLLESGADPSLEDHSGASALVHAINAEDKAVLQHLLNACRAKGKEVIIITMDISASGTKTAKQYLNVAPALEFKEKAPLEESTAPSSAHLKTPISAPSPAEKESSNLTPHPSHTGDTEPPSPGQRAGTARRAHLPRLKRLRSEPWGLVAPSVLAASSHRDDTRVCADSEVITGIGDLSLSKKPSLTRSSSSKGRDPSLFPPVDEQALGPLARKATHEKSPGTHPCLSRSITVPEELEGTGTAASSAAGTDTPHWWRPGTEHNGDPQVTEAGKGPSERRRLSGSQLALLDGACDSPSGSTSTSPSSGRRRPPGLLERRGSGTLLLDHISHTRPGCLPPLNVNPNPPIPDIGSSKAPSPLAAGLKPLVPLTPSSPRRGDLRAHRKLLRRHSMQAEQMRHLSDFEEVVAQ; via the coding sequence ATGGATGAAGTGacggagctggagctggggggcAACTCCCTCCTGAAGGCCGTGTGGCTCGGCCGGCTGCGGCTGACccggctgctgctggaagggggGGCTTACATCAACGAGAGCAACGACAAGGGGGAGACGGCGCTGATGGTGGCCTGCATCACCACGCACGTCGACCAGCAGAGCATCCACAAGGCCAAGATGGTGAAGTACCTGCTGGACAACAGAGCCGACCCCAACATCCAGGACAAGTCTGGGAAAACCGCCCTCATGCACGCCTGTAtccgaggggctgggggggatgtggtgtccctgctgctggagagtgGGGCAGACCCCAGCCTGGAGGACCACTCAGGAGCCTCAGCGCTGGTCCACGCCATCAATGCCGAGgacaaggctgtgctgcagcacctcctgAATGCCTGCAGAGCCAAGGGGAAGGAGGTGATCATCATCACCATGGACATATCAGCCTCTGGCACCAAGACGGCCAAGCAGTACCTGAACGTTGCCCCTGCGCTGGAGTTCAAGGAGAAGGCTCCCCTCGAGGAGAGCACAGCCCCCTCCAGTGCCCACCTGAAAACTCCCAtctcagcaccttcccctgCCGAGAAGGAGAGCAGCAATCTCACCCCACACCCTTctcacactggggacactgagccACCCTCGCCGGGGCAGAGAGCTGGCACTGCCCGGAGAGCCCACCTGCCCCGGCTGAAGCGACTGCGGTCAGAGCCATGGGGCCTGGTGGCACCCTCGGTGCTGGCGGCCTCCAGTCACCGCGACGACACGCGGGTCTGCGCTGACAGCGAGGTCATCACGGGCATCGGCGACCTCTCGCTCTCCAAAAAGCCCTCCCTCAcccggagcagcagcagcaagggcagGGACCCCTCTCTCTTCCCCCCAGTGGATGAGCAGGCACTGGGGCCGCTGGCACGGAAAGCCACGCACGAGAAGAGCCCAGGCACCCACCCATGCCTGTCCCGGAGCATCACGGTGCCGGAGGAGCTGGAGGGCACCGGCACGGCCgccagctcagctgcagggacGGACACCCCGCACTGGTGGAGGCCGGGCACCGAACACAACGGGGACCCGCAGGTCACCGAGGCGGGGAAGGGGCCGTCCGAGAGGCGGAGGCTGAGCGGGTCCCAGCTGGCCTTGCTGGACGGTGCCTGTGACTCTCCCTCCGGCAGCACCAGCACATCGCCCAGCAGCGGCCGGCGCCGGCCACCCGGCTTGCTGGAGAGGCGAGGATCCGGGACCCTGCTGCTGGACCACATCTCCCACACAAGGCCAGGATGTCTGCCCCCCTTGAACGTGAACCCCAACCCCCCGATTCCTGACATTGGCTCCAGCAAAGCCCCCTCCCCGCTGGCTGCTGGGCTGAAGCCGCTGGTGCCCCTCACACCCAGCTCGCCCAGGCGGGGCGATCTGAGAGCCCACAGGAAGCTCCTCCGCAGGCATTccatgcaggcagagcagatgcGGCACCTCTCCGATTTTGAGGAGGTCGTGGCGCAGTAG
- the LOC128813142 gene encoding LOW QUALITY PROTEIN: uncharacterized protein LOC128813142 (The sequence of the model RefSeq protein was modified relative to this genomic sequence to represent the inferred CDS: inserted 1 base in 1 codon), whose product MKCLPGGEGAQYRGGSRSGTPFQPRTGVGALPERERETTLHLRDSRGRRSPGGRAHPAPRQPRRMGLSRDAKSPRVTRADPRASSHRESRRHRARTPRAPRLTPRTLCRGPAVCPGCRQIHECVYSRDRVCAGEQGQVLGGPAETSALVLHCINKALSFGRRLISRGADTSRPARRSRECRGDGRGSRSARPGDAGGVPGVPGSVERSRDPRGCPPRGRRHRPRPAPLAAEAPRQGGGAGAVXGPGPVPAAVAGPGSVRVAMPSAVRTLCLAALLGALGAGGTELTLELPDSAQRCFHQELESGVKFTLDYQVISGGHYDVDCYVEDPNGKTIYQETKKQYDSFSHHTEAKGVYTFCFSNEFSTFSHKIVYFDFQVGDEPPILPDMNNRVTALTQLESACVTIHEMLKAVIDSQTHYRLREAQDRSRAEELNGRVSYWSVGETLILFVVSIGQVMLLKSFFTEKRPSSGGAGT is encoded by the exons ATGAAGTGCCTtccaggaggggaaggggctcAGTACCGCGGGGGCTCGAGGAGCGGAACACCCTTCCAGCCACGGACTGGTGTCGGTGCTCTCCCGGAGCGGGAGAGGGAGACAACGCTCCACCTCCGAGATTCCCGAGGGCGCCGGAGCCCCGGCGGCCGAGCTCACCCGGCACCGCGGCAGCCTCGTCGGATGGGCTTGTCTCGGGATGCCAAGTCACCGAGGGTGACACGGGCTGACCCCAGGGCTTCATCCCACCGGGAAAGTCGCAGGCACCGCGCCAGGACCCCGCGGGCTCCACGCCTCACCCCACGCACGCTGTGCCGCGGGCCGGCCGTGTGCCCTGGCTGCCGGCAGATCCATGAATGCGTTTATTCACGAGACCGCGTGTGCgcaggggagcaggggcaggtgTTGGGTGGTCCTGCGGAGACTTCTGCACTGGTTTTGCACTGCATTAATAAAGCGCTCAGCTTTGGACGGAGGCTGATCTCGCGTGGAGCGGACACCAGCCGCCCGGCCAGGCGGTCCCGGGAGTGCCGAGGCGATGGCCGCGGCTCCCGGAGTGCTCGGCCCGGAGATGCCGGGGGGGTTCCCGGGGTGCCGGGGTCGGTGGAACGTTCCCGGGATCCCCGCGGGTGCCCGCCCCGGGGCCGGAGGCaccgcccgcgccccgccccgctcgCGGCGGAAGCGCCACGTCAGGGGGGCGGTGCGGGGGcgg cggggccggggccggtgccggcggcggtggcggggccgggctcggTGCGGGTCGCGATGCCGAGCGCGGTGCGGACGCTGTGCCTGGCCGCGCTGCTGGGCGCGCTGGGGGCCGGCGGCACGGAGCTGACGCTGGAGCTGCCCGACAGCGCCCAGCGCTGCTTCCACCAAGAGCTGGAGAGCGGCGTCAAGTTCACCCTCGACTATCAG GTGATCAGCGGAGGGCACTACGATGTGGACTGCTACGTGGAGGACCCCAACGGCAAGACCATCTACCAGGAGACCAAGAAGCAGTACGACAGCTTCTCGCACCACACCGAGGCCAAGGGTGTCTACACCTTCTGCTTCAGCAACGAGTTCTCCACCTTCTCCCACAAAATCGTCTACTTCGACTTCCAGGTGGGCGACGAGCCGCCCATCCTGCCCGACATGAACAACCGCGTCACTGCCCTGACACAG CTGGAATCTGCCTGTGTCACCATCCACGAGATGCTGAAGGCGGTGATCGACTCCCAGACGCACTACCGGCTGCGGGAGGCGCAGGACcggagcagagctgaggagctCAACGGGCGCGTCTCTTACTGGTCAGTGGGGGAAACCCTCATCCTCTTCGTGGTCAGCATCGGGCAGGTGATGCTGCTCAAGAGCTTCTTCACTGAGAAGAGACCCAGCAGCGGCGGAGCTGGCACCTAG